ACTCGAGGTCTCTGGCGATGTCGACCAAGGACTTGCTTTGGCAGTCCCGGATGACGGGGACGATCAGTCCGCCCTCACCCTTCTCGCCAAGGGAGACCGCGACGCCCATTTGCACGGTCCGATGGACGGTCACCTGGCCGTCGACGAGGCTCGCGTTGAGATACGGATATTCCGCTAAGGCCTCGGTGATCGCTTTGATGAAGAACGGCGTGTACGTGAGCTTGACCCCGTGCGTCGCGAGGAAGCTGTCCTTATTGACGTCGCGGAACTGGACGAGCGGCGTCACGTCGACCTCCGTCAGCGTGCTGACGACCGGGACTTGCGACGAACGCACCATCGCCTCAGCGATCATCTTGCGCATACCGACGAGGGCGTGCGTCTCGCTGTCCAGCCCACCGGCGGCCGCTTGCGGCTGGCTGAACGTCGGGACAGCGGCCTGCGCGGACAGCGCTGGAGCCGCGGCGCCCTTGCCGCGCTGCGAAAGGAAGCCCTCAAGGTCCTTCTTGTTGACCCGTCCACCGGCTCCCGAGCCATGGATCGAGGCGAGCTCGGATTCCTGGACGCCGTGTTCCTTAGCGATGGAGCGGACCAACGGCGAGTACCAGCGACGTCCGTCGGTCGCCGCAGCCGGCTGCGCTTCGGCAGCTTCTGGGGCCGGTGCGAAAGCGGCGGGGGTCTCTTCTTTAACGGGGCTCGCGGGAGCGCTCTCGACCGCGCCGGCTCCGTCGATCATGGATTGCGCTTTGGACTGGTCGGTTTCGATCAGGCCCATCGCGTGGAAGACCTCGACTTCACCGCCCTCCGGAATCAGGATCTGGACCAGGACGCCGC
Above is a genomic segment from Armatimonadota bacterium containing:
- a CDS encoding 2-oxo acid dehydrogenase subunit E2; protein product: MPVEILMPELGESVHEGTVSRWLKKIGEFVKEDEPVVEIMTDKVNTELGAPASGVLVQILIPEGGEVEVFHAMGLIETDQSKAQSMIDGAGAVESAPASPVKEETPAAFAPAPEAAEAQPAAATDGRRWYSPLVRSIAKEHGVQESELASIHGSGAGGRVNKKDLEGFLSQRGKGAAAPALSAQAAVPTFSQPQAAAGGLDSETHALVGMRKMIAEAMVRSSQVPVVSTLTEVDVTPLVQFRDVNKDSFLATHGVKLTYTPFFIKAITEALAEYPYLNASLVDGQVTVHRTVQMGVAVSLGEKGEGGLIVPVIRDCQSKSLVDIARDLESIASRARGNKLDVKDVQGATFTLTNPGSYGAILGTPMINAPQSGIIGVYGIVKRPVIVNDMIAVRSMMNIVLTYDHRLVDGLTAGRFLQSIKAKLESMAFFK